Proteins from a genomic interval of Periophthalmus magnuspinnatus isolate fPerMag1 chromosome 11, fPerMag1.2.pri, whole genome shotgun sequence:
- the ppt1 gene encoding palmitoyl-protein thioesterase 1 — MAALFVCFMSAISLLFVEGSPILNPNNETTPLVIWHGMGDSCCNPLSMGAIKKMIEEQIPGIYVLSLMIGKNVIEDTENGFFMEVNEQVAMVCEKLAQDPKLQGGYNAMGFSQGAQFLRAVAQRCPNPPMKTLISVGGQHQGVYGFPRCPGETSKICDYIREALNTGAYNDWIQKHLVQAEYWHDPLNDDLYKKHSLFLADINQERGVNETYKKNLQMLEKFVMVKFLQDSVVDPVDTEWFGFLKTGQAKETETLQESVLYKEDRLGLAAMDKAGKLVFLKTEGDHLQFTREWFVDNLIPFLRS; from the exons ATGGCGGCGCTTTTCGTGTGTTTCATGTCCGCTATTTCTCTGCTGTTTGTTGAAGGAAGTCCAATTTTAAATCCCAACAATGAAACAACCCCACTGGTCATTTGGCACGGGATGG GCGACAGCTGTTGTAACCCTCTGAGTATGGGCGCCATCAAGAAAATGATCGAGGAGCAGATCCCCGGCATCTACGTCCTGTCGCTCATGATCGGGAAGAACGTCATCGAG GACACTGAAAATGGCTTCTTCATGGAGGTGAATGAGCAGGTGGCGATGGTCTGTGAAAAACTAGCGCAGGACCCCAAGCTTCAGGGAGGATACAATGCCATGGGCTTCTCCCAGGGGGCGCAATTTCT gagAGCAGTGGCTCAGCGCTGCCCAAATCCTCCAATGAAAACACTCATCTCTGTGGGAGGACAACACCAAG gggTCTATGGCTTTCCCAGATGTCCAGGAGAAACATCTAAAATCTGCGACTACATCCGCGAGGCTCTGAACACTGGAGCCTACAACGACTGGATCCAGAAACA TCTGGTCCAGGCGGAGTACTGGCACGACCCTCTGAACGATGACCTCTACAAGAAACACAGTCTGTTCTTGGCCGATATCAACCAGGAGAGA GGCGTGAATGAGACTTACAAGAAAAACCTGCAGATGTTGGAGAAGTTTGTGATGGTGAAGTTCCTGCAGGACAGTGTAGTGGACCCTGTGGATACTGAG tGGTTTGGGTTCCTCAAAACGGGTCAGGCCAAAGAGACCGAGACGCTACAGGAGAGTGTGCTTTACAAAGAG GATCGTTTGGGACTCGCCGCAATGGACAAAGCTGGAAAGTTAGTATTTCTGAAAACTGAAGGAGATCACCTCCAGTTCACCCGGGAGTGGTTTGTAGATAACCTGATCCCGTTCCTCCGATCTTAA